In Liquorilactobacillus nagelii DSM 13675, the following proteins share a genomic window:
- a CDS encoding AraC family transcriptional regulator: MEKNKLIYVILHLKALTFGGELMNQRVLNMLYTLNSLEKKQQKDACYLEELPLKAINKNISKKNKIKVVNNYFFRNKDIYVSKHNRFAPYPLHSHTFLEINYMLEGSAKQIVNGKSITLHRGDLLLLDVGAEHSISTLGEKDLLINILFRNSNINIDFLKDLRRSRSVLYDFLLKSPIKANEKQNFLIFRTGKSKKIARIMDEIIEEYFLKKEFSDTIIKSYLHILVTNLVRDYQFVEQEPQSKTRKIVIEILDEIDKEFNTITLQKIASKYGYNKNYLSNLFKKEVGKPFSEVVIQKKMTQAHTLIMSTSLPISKIIEAVGISNKSFFYKKYYDFYKEKPLADRHRNLINI; the protein is encoded by the coding sequence GTGGAAAAAAATAAGCTAATTTATGTTATATTACATTTGAAAGCACTTACTTTTGGAGGCGAGCTTATGAATCAAAGAGTTTTGAATATGCTGTATACTTTAAATTCGCTCGAAAAGAAGCAGCAAAAAGATGCATGCTATTTAGAGGAGTTACCATTAAAAGCTATTAATAAAAACATTTCTAAAAAAAACAAAATAAAAGTAGTTAATAATTATTTTTTCCGAAACAAAGATATTTATGTTAGTAAGCATAACCGTTTTGCACCATATCCGTTGCATTCACATACTTTTCTAGAAATTAACTATATGCTTGAAGGAAGTGCTAAACAAATCGTAAATGGGAAGTCAATTACTTTACATCGTGGCGATTTGTTGCTGTTAGATGTGGGGGCAGAGCATTCAATTAGCACATTAGGGGAAAAAGACTTATTAATTAATATCTTATTTCGGAATAGCAATATAAATATTGACTTTTTAAAAGATTTACGACGCAGCAGAAGTGTTCTATATGACTTTTTGTTAAAGAGCCCAATTAAAGCTAATGAAAAACAAAATTTTTTAATTTTTCGAACGGGAAAAAGTAAAAAAATAGCTCGAATTATGGATGAGATTATTGAAGAATATTTCTTAAAGAAAGAGTTTTCTGACACAATTATAAAATCCTATCTGCATATTTTGGTTACAAATCTTGTACGTGACTATCAATTTGTAGAGCAGGAACCACAGAGTAAAACAAGAAAAATAGTTATTGAGATATTGGATGAAATTGACAAGGAATTCAATACAATAACCTTACAAAAAATTGCTAGTAAGTATGGCTATAACAAAAATTATTTGAGTAATTTGTTTAAAAAAGAGGTTGGAAAGCCGTTTTCAGAAGTAGTTATTCAAAAGAAAATGACGCAAGCTCATACCTTGATAATGTCAACCTCACTTCCAATTAGTAAGATAATCGAGGCAGTCGGAATTTCTAACAAGAGTTTCTTTTATAAGAAATATTATGATTTTTATAAAGAAAAGCCATTGGCTGATCGTCACCGAAATTTAATTAATATTTGA
- the rhaB gene encoding rhamnulokinase, translating into MAKTYVAVDIGASSGRLMLAKLVDSKLVMKEVHRFKNGFVHEKGHDRWNIDALIKEILLGLSKIKKAGYQNVVLGIDTWAVDYVLVDNHGEKLQDPISYRDTRTQGSIERLTTDLSKEYIYQKTGIQFLDFNTLYQLFEEDKELLAKTAKIMMIPDYIGYALTGKAVTEVTNASTTQMLSLREGLFDDHLLEKVNVKQTQFPKLVEAGTILGEIKADLAEKYDLPQTEVITVATHDTASAVIGAPGIGQKWAYLSSGTWSLIGAELNTPENGEEAFEQNYTNEWGAYGTYRFLKNIMGLWIIQNIKHELGDRYSFVELAKLAEKEPPFQQLIDVNAERFQNPANMIAEIQKYCQETKQKVPQTPGELAMAVYSNLSLYYANELSILDHILGYHIDSLNIVGGGSNVGLMNQLTATISGINVYAGPSEATAIGNIMVQMITKGDILNVYLARRIIANSFKIKEFKPENDKYPEILQAYQRFLKR; encoded by the coding sequence ATGGCTAAGACATATGTTGCAGTTGATATTGGAGCTTCTAGTGGACGACTGATGTTGGCTAAATTAGTTGATTCTAAATTAGTAATGAAAGAAGTTCATCGCTTTAAAAATGGATTTGTTCATGAGAAAGGGCATGATCGCTGGAATATTGACGCTTTAATCAAAGAAATCTTGCTTGGTTTGAGCAAAATTAAAAAAGCTGGTTATCAAAATGTTGTTCTTGGGATTGATACTTGGGCAGTTGATTATGTCTTAGTCGATAATCACGGTGAAAAATTACAGGATCCAATATCATATCGTGATACAAGAACTCAAGGCAGTATTGAACGGTTAACTACTGATCTTTCTAAGGAATACATTTATCAGAAAACTGGTATTCAATTCTTGGATTTTAACACTTTATATCAGCTCTTTGAAGAAGATAAAGAACTATTAGCAAAAACAGCTAAAATTATGATGATTCCAGATTATATTGGTTATGCGCTGACTGGTAAGGCAGTCACCGAAGTAACCAATGCATCTACGACACAAATGCTTAGTTTACGTGAGGGATTGTTTGATGATCACTTGTTGGAAAAAGTTAATGTTAAGCAAACCCAATTTCCTAAATTAGTAGAGGCTGGAACAATTTTGGGTGAGATTAAGGCTGATTTGGCAGAAAAGTATGATTTACCCCAAACTGAAGTAATAACCGTGGCAACTCATGACACGGCTTCTGCAGTTATCGGAGCGCCAGGAATTGGTCAAAAATGGGCCTACTTAAGTTCCGGTACTTGGTCATTAATTGGAGCAGAACTCAATACACCGGAAAATGGTGAAGAGGCGTTTGAACAAAACTATACCAATGAATGGGGAGCATATGGAACTTATCGCTTTTTGAAAAACATCATGGGTCTTTGGATTATTCAAAACATTAAACATGAACTTGGAGATCGTTACAGTTTTGTGGAACTGGCAAAATTAGCCGAAAAAGAACCACCATTTCAACAGTTGATTGATGTCAATGCAGAAAGATTTCAAAATCCCGCAAATATGATTGCGGAAATTCAAAAATATTGTCAGGAGACAAAACAAAAGGTTCCTCAAACTCCAGGCGAATTAGCAATGGCGGTTTATTCAAATCTTTCGCTATATTATGCTAATGAGTTATCAATTTTAGACCATATTTTAGGATATCACATTGACAGTTTGAATATTGTTGGTGGTGGATCGAATGTTGGTTTGATGAATCAGCTGACAGCTACGATTAGCGGTATTAATGTTTACGCTGGTCCAAGTGAGGCAACAGCAATTGGTAATATTATGGTTCAAATGATTACGAAAGGCGACATTTTAAATGTTTATCTTGCTAGAAGAATAATAGCTAACTCATTTAAAATCAAAGAGTTTAAGCCAGAGAATGATAAATATCCAGAAATTTTACAAGCGTATCAAAGATTTTTAAAAAGATAG
- a CDS encoding L-rhamnose isomerase, whose translation MVKSENVEKAYAVAKERYAELGVDTDAVMEQLKKVKLSMHCWQGDDIHGFLNPEQELTGGIGVSGNYPGIARTPDELTADLHEALTLIPGQHKVQLHTLYAVTDQKKDFNEVGPEDFKYWVDWAKKEGVGLDMNPTFFSHPKVKHNFTLASPEKEIRDYWIEVGKKSREISNYFGKELGQKSVNNFWIPDGFKDNPIDKQSPRERLIASLDEIFAKKYDEKNTIEAVEGKLFGTGIESYTVGSHLFYNNYAISRGKLWTIDAGHWHPTEDVSDKFSAFMPFGKGLMLHVSRPVRWDSDHVVIMDDALLRITRSLVRDNQLDRTNIGLDFFDATIDRVAAWVVGARATQKALLQAMLAPIDQLKKAELNYDFTTRLAVTEELKSYPFGAVWDEFCLQNNTPVGADWLNSIHQYEKDVLFKRN comes from the coding sequence ATGGTTAAATCAGAAAATGTTGAAAAAGCCTATGCAGTAGCTAAAGAAAGATATGCGGAGTTAGGTGTCGATACTGATGCTGTTATGGAGCAGTTAAAGAAAGTTAAACTTTCAATGCATTGCTGGCAAGGCGATGACATTCATGGCTTTTTGAATCCAGAGCAGGAATTAACTGGTGGAATTGGGGTTAGTGGCAACTATCCTGGAATTGCTAGAACACCGGATGAATTAACCGCCGACTTGCATGAAGCCTTAACCTTGATTCCGGGTCAACACAAAGTCCAATTGCATACATTATATGCTGTGACTGATCAGAAAAAAGATTTTAATGAGGTTGGACCAGAAGACTTTAAATATTGGGTTGATTGGGCCAAAAAAGAAGGCGTTGGTCTCGATATGAACCCAACTTTCTTCTCACATCCTAAAGTAAAACATAATTTCACTTTAGCTAGCCCAGAAAAGGAAATCCGTGATTACTGGATTGAAGTTGGCAAGAAATCACGTGAAATTTCTAATTACTTTGGTAAAGAGCTTGGTCAAAAATCAGTTAATAATTTCTGGATTCCTGATGGTTTTAAAGATAACCCAATTGACAAGCAAAGCCCGCGGGAACGTTTAATTGCCTCCCTAGATGAAATCTTTGCTAAGAAATATGATGAAAAGAACACAATTGAAGCAGTTGAAGGGAAATTGTTTGGAACAGGGATCGAATCATATACGGTTGGTTCACATTTATTCTATAACAATTATGCAATCAGTCGTGGCAAGCTTTGGACAATTGATGCTGGTCATTGGCATCCAACTGAAGATGTATCAGATAAGTTTTCTGCATTCATGCCATTTGGTAAAGGTTTGATGTTGCATGTATCACGTCCGGTACGTTGGGATAGTGATCATGTTGTAATTATGGATGATGCTTTGTTACGAATTACTCGTTCCTTAGTTCGTGATAACCAATTAGATCGCACTAATATTGGTTTGGACTTCTTTGACGCAACCATTGATCGAGTAGCAGCATGGGTAGTTGGTGCGCGGGCAACACAAAAGGCTTTATTACAGGCAATGTTAGCCCCAATTGATCAACTGAAAAAAGCTGAGTTGAACTATGACTTTACAACCCGTTTGGCAGTTACTGAGGAATTGAAATCCTATCCATTTGGTGCTGTTTGGGATGAATTTTGTTTGCAAAATAATACACCAGTTGGAGCGGATTGGTTAAACAGTATTCACCAGTATGAAAAAGACGTTTTGTTCAAACGCAATTAA
- the rhaD gene encoding rhamnulose-1-phosphate aldolase, with protein sequence MTEFVDSKFVKKISEITHESYAHGWDERNGGNVSLRIDAADLKDFEDVKEVKKTLELGFDAASLAGEYFLVTGTGRYFRNVINQPKLDLGLVQITPDGQKADLLWGFEDGGLPTSEFPSHLMTHIERLKIDSTQRVVMHCHPTNTIALSFTQDLDEAHISRLLWKMQAESLVVFPEGIGVIPYMTPGTNEIGRATAAKMQNFRVVMWPHHGIFGVGADLDETFGLIETVEKAATIYSQIGAQGGKMKQSITDDQLRELAAAFKVTANPKFL encoded by the coding sequence ATGACAGAATTTGTCGATTCAAAATTTGTAAAAAAGATTAGTGAAATCACGCATGAATCCTATGCGCACGGATGGGATGAACGTAACGGTGGCAATGTTTCATTAAGAATTGATGCTGCAGATTTAAAAGATTTTGAAGATGTTAAGGAAGTTAAAAAGACACTGGAACTTGGTTTTGATGCTGCCTCATTAGCTGGTGAATACTTTTTAGTAACTGGGACAGGTCGTTATTTTCGCAATGTAATTAATCAACCAAAATTGGACTTAGGTTTGGTTCAGATTACTCCAGACGGCCAAAAGGCAGACTTACTGTGGGGGTTTGAAGATGGCGGTTTACCAACATCTGAATTTCCTAGTCATTTAATGACACATATTGAACGTTTGAAGATCGATTCAACACAGCGAGTAGTCATGCATTGTCATCCGACTAATACGATTGCTTTGTCATTTACCCAAGATTTGGATGAAGCGCATATTTCTCGTTTACTTTGGAAAATGCAGGCTGAATCATTGGTTGTTTTCCCTGAAGGAATTGGTGTTATTCCGTATATGACACCCGGCACTAATGAAATTGGTCGCGCAACTGCGGCTAAAATGCAGAATTTCCGTGTAGTTATGTGGCCACACCATGGTATTTTTGGAGTAGGTGCAGATTTAGATGAAACTTTTGGTTTAATTGAGACGGTTGAAAAAGCAGCTACTATTTATTCACAAATTGGAGCACAAGGCGGCAAGATGAAACAATCGATTACCGATGATCAATTACGTGAACTAGCTGCAGCTTTTAAAGTAACTGCTAATCCAAAGTTCCTTTAA
- a CDS encoding MFS transporter, with the protein MKETKDKLIFKVSLLSISLFLMMAPQISSALPLMYRAFPGVDKAGVETLSTVPNFGIVIGLLVSPFLVRWFGQKPTIILGLLVTLVTGTFPMYSSAYVPILISRFLIGLGIGLFNSLAVSLIPQFYKSDEQKLASMIGYQNVMGSVGAALASFLLSYLVTISWHAAFAIYFLVIPALLLFAIFVPLSKEKVNEQANSAPVKKETINGKVVLISILMFFIFMFYMPVAFSLPSLIVNEGIGTTSTAALVAGLSTLVGIPIGASFGFFFKHLHDKVFPLGFAFVALGFILLAIANNIIFLFISVVVLGFGFGIGVPYMYNWLDWAAPQDSINLGTTIVLVLVNIGCFISPTVINLIGSLVGNTSPRGIMILSAAAFAIIFVFALVHYLKVHKDQVNINKV; encoded by the coding sequence ATGAAGGAAACTAAGGATAAGCTGATTTTCAAAGTTTCATTATTGTCAATTTCGTTATTTTTAATGATGGCTCCCCAAATTTCTTCAGCTTTACCGTTAATGTATCGTGCTTTTCCAGGGGTTGATAAAGCAGGGGTGGAAACTTTATCTACTGTTCCAAATTTTGGAATTGTAATTGGACTTTTAGTTAGTCCATTTTTAGTTAGATGGTTTGGTCAAAAACCGACAATTATTTTAGGATTATTAGTGACGTTGGTAACAGGGACTTTTCCAATGTATTCAAGTGCCTATGTGCCAATTCTAATTTCGCGTTTCTTGATTGGTTTAGGGATTGGCCTATTCAATTCTTTAGCTGTAAGCTTAATTCCGCAATTCTATAAGAGTGATGAGCAAAAATTAGCATCAATGATCGGTTATCAAAATGTTATGGGCAGCGTCGGGGCTGCTTTAGCATCATTTCTATTGAGTTATTTAGTTACCATTAGTTGGCATGCAGCTTTTGCAATCTATTTTTTGGTTATTCCAGCTTTGCTCTTATTTGCAATCTTTGTGCCGTTATCGAAGGAAAAAGTTAATGAACAAGCCAATTCAGCGCCGGTAAAAAAAGAGACAATAAATGGCAAGGTAGTTTTGATTTCAATTTTAATGTTTTTTATTTTTATGTTTTATATGCCGGTTGCATTTTCTTTACCTAGTTTGATTGTTAATGAAGGAATTGGGACTACCAGTACAGCAGCTTTAGTTGCCGGTTTGTCGACCTTAGTTGGAATTCCAATTGGTGCTAGTTTTGGCTTTTTCTTTAAACATTTGCATGATAAGGTGTTTCCATTAGGATTTGCCTTTGTAGCATTGGGCTTTATACTACTGGCAATAGCTAATAATATTATCTTTTTGTTTATTTCGGTAGTGGTATTAGGTTTTGGTTTTGGAATTGGTGTGCCATATATGTACAATTGGTTAGATTGGGCAGCACCACAGGACTCAATTAACTTAGGAACAACAATTGTTTTAGTATTAGTTAATATTGGCTGTTTTATATCGCCAACCGTCATTAATTTAATTGGTAGTTTGGTTGGGAATACTTCACCGCGAGGAATTATGATTTTGAGCGCAGCAGCTTTTGCGATAATCTTTGTTTTTGCACTGGTCCACTATTTAAAGGTGCATAAAGATCAAGTGAACATTAACAAAGTTTAG
- a CDS encoding NAD(P)-dependent alcohol dehydrogenase translates to MKISAAVVEKMGDPFVIENDIELADMGPTDLQIKMVASGICHSDEAIRKGDASLGYPVILGHEGSGIVEKIGPQVTDFTVGDHVVLSFYADGTCDNCLKGVPTQCRSYAKYNLSGVRANGTDHFTEDGKHISDMFNQSSFTTHTVVNQRNAVKVDKSLDLRKLGPLGCGYVTGSGTVFNTLQPKPGQTIAVFGTGAVGLAAMMAGKISGCTKVIAIDVVPERLALAKELGATQTINSKEEDPVAAIQKLTNGYGVDFTVDTTGIEPVMLQAINALAQGGTAALIAVTAQNITMSSWNDLCTSDRKVVGVNMGDAIPQIDVPRLIEFYKLGMFDFDKTEKFYKFADINQANQDSVSGKTIKPVLVIDEDYQPE, encoded by the coding sequence ATGAAAATTAGTGCAGCGGTAGTTGAAAAAATGGGTGATCCATTTGTTATTGAAAATGATATTGAATTAGCAGATATGGGACCAACAGATTTGCAAATTAAGATGGTTGCCAGTGGTATTTGTCATTCCGATGAAGCAATCCGTAAAGGTGATGCGTCACTTGGCTACCCAGTAATTCTAGGCCATGAAGGTTCAGGAATTGTAGAAAAAATCGGACCACAAGTTACAGATTTCACAGTTGGTGATCATGTTGTTTTATCATTCTATGCTGACGGAACTTGTGACAATTGTTTAAAGGGTGTTCCGACCCAGTGCCGCAGCTATGCAAAATATAATTTGAGTGGTGTTCGGGCAAATGGAACTGACCATTTTACCGAGGACGGCAAGCATATTAGCGATATGTTTAATCAATCATCGTTTACAACCCATACAGTTGTTAATCAACGCAATGCAGTAAAAGTTGATAAGTCACTGGACTTACGGAAATTAGGGCCTTTAGGTTGTGGCTATGTTACTGGTAGTGGAACCGTTTTTAATACTTTACAGCCAAAACCAGGTCAAACAATTGCTGTCTTTGGTACCGGAGCAGTTGGTTTGGCAGCAATGATGGCTGGTAAGATTTCAGGCTGTACAAAAGTTATTGCTATTGATGTTGTTCCTGAAAGATTGGCTTTAGCCAAAGAACTTGGGGCAACGCAAACAATTAATAGTAAGGAAGAAGATCCGGTCGCAGCTATTCAAAAATTAACGAATGGTTATGGAGTTGATTTCACAGTTGATACAACCGGAATTGAACCAGTAATGCTGCAAGCGATCAATGCCTTAGCTCAGGGTGGAACGGCAGCTTTAATTGCTGTTACTGCTCAAAATATTACTATGAGTTCTTGGAATGACCTTTGCACCTCTGACCGGAAAGTTGTCGGAGTTAATATGGGCGATGCTATTCCACAGATTGATGTGCCTCGATTGATTGAATTTTATAAATTAGGTATGTTTGATTTTGATAAAACTGAAAAGTTCTACAAGTTTGCTGATATTAATCAAGCTAACCAAGACTCAGTCAGTGGTAAAACGATTAAACCGGTTTTGGTAATCGACGAAGATTATCAACCAGAATAA
- the rhaM gene encoding L-rhamnose mutarotase: protein MTVRMGQLMHVYPDQYDEYERRHNNLFPEMRKALKEAGAHNYSIFLDKKTGNLFAYLEVDNIEKYNAIAGSAACKKWWAYMEPIMDTNADQSPVTLDLHEVFHLD, encoded by the coding sequence ATGACAGTTCGAATGGGACAATTAATGCATGTTTATCCGGATCAGTATGATGAATATGAGCGGCGTCATAATAATCTTTTTCCCGAAATGAGGAAAGCTTTGAAAGAAGCCGGGGCACACAATTATTCGATTTTTCTTGATAAAAAGACTGGTAACTTATTTGCCTATCTAGAAGTTGATAATATTGAAAAATATAATGCCATCGCAGGTTCAGCGGCCTGTAAAAAATGGTGGGCTTATATGGAACCAATTATGGATACGAATGCTGATCAAAGCCCAGTAACATTAGACTTACACGAAGTATTTCATTTAGATTAA
- a CDS encoding AEC family transporter, which yields MLPVLLIFFCGFIFQKIFKLDIKPLSTVAIYLLLPFLVFQTFYKEAIDSNFFYVILTSSLLLLMLILLGIIISKVGKFGRNQLDALLLSIVFPNSGNYGIPIVMFAFGNKGLLYGMPIMVFHNILMGTIGVYIAADNQGGIKTAGKMIFKQPMNYVILPAILLAKYHIKIPSNFMKSINLVGNTTIPVIMLILGMQLAEVHLSQVNWYQVNLAWLLRLVVSPLLAYLLCLLLPIDPIMKMVIITMAAMPSATNTTLYAIQFNAEPQFVSTCTLVSTITSVITLTVILNLLI from the coding sequence ATGCTACCAGTTCTTTTAATCTTTTTCTGCGGGTTTATTTTCCAAAAAATTTTCAAATTAGATATAAAGCCACTTTCGACGGTTGCAATTTATCTTCTGTTGCCATTTCTGGTGTTTCAAACTTTTTATAAGGAAGCGATTGATAGTAACTTTTTTTATGTAATTTTGACATCAAGTTTACTTTTGTTAATGTTGATCTTACTGGGAATAATCATTAGTAAAGTCGGCAAATTTGGACGCAATCAATTAGATGCGCTATTATTGTCAATTGTTTTTCCTAACAGTGGGAATTATGGTATTCCAATTGTAATGTTTGCTTTCGGCAACAAGGGACTTTTGTATGGAATGCCGATTATGGTTTTTCACAATATTTTGATGGGAACTATTGGTGTATATATTGCTGCAGATAATCAAGGAGGAATAAAAACAGCGGGTAAAATGATTTTCAAGCAACCAATGAATTATGTTATTCTTCCAGCTATATTATTAGCTAAATATCATATTAAAATTCCGAGTAATTTTATGAAAAGCATCAACTTAGTAGGAAATACAACAATTCCAGTTATTATGCTGATTTTAGGAATGCAACTGGCAGAAGTTCATTTAAGCCAAGTCAATTGGTATCAGGTGAATTTAGCTTGGTTGTTAAGATTGGTAGTGTCTCCGTTATTAGCTTATTTATTATGCTTATTATTGCCAATTGATCCAATTATGAAAATGGTAATAATAACCATGGCAGCTATGCCAAGTGCCACGAATACTACTTTATATGCCATTCAATTTAATGCTGAGCCACAATTTGTTTCAACCTGTACTTTAGTTAGTACGATAACTAGTGTTATAACTTTAACAGTTATTCTTAACTTGCTTATTTAA
- a CDS encoding AraC family transcriptional regulator, which translates to MLNKRVLNMLDTLNSLELQQKESDQYLEEMPAKAINHELSKKTRVKVLNNYFFKNKDIYISKHNRFAPYPTHSHTFLEINYMLKGRAEQVVNGKALTLNKGDLLLLDVGAEHSIKSLGKNDLLVNILFRNSNINIDLLKDLRRSRSVLYDFLLRSSVKSSQQQNFLIFRTAKNKKIAQIMNEIIDEYFLKREFSDTVIKAYLQVLITNLVRDYRVLDNQPQSKSRKLIIEILDEIDKQYMDINLDKLAAKHNYNKNYLSNLFKKEVGEPFSAVVLKKRLTQANILITSTELPISQIIQAVGISNYSYFYKKYYNFYHKLPLEQRKANNQLY; encoded by the coding sequence GTGCTGAATAAAAGAGTTTTAAATATGCTGGATACTTTGAATTCACTTGAACTACAGCAAAAGGAAAGTGATCAATATTTGGAGGAAATGCCAGCCAAAGCAATTAATCATGAATTGTCAAAGAAAACAAGAGTCAAGGTACTTAATAATTATTTTTTTAAAAATAAAGATATTTATATCAGCAAACATAATCGTTTTGCTCCTTATCCAACGCATTCACATACTTTTTTAGAAATTAATTATATGTTGAAAGGACGAGCTGAACAGGTCGTAAATGGGAAAGCACTCACTTTGAATAAAGGCGATTTATTGTTGTTGGATGTTGGTGCAGAGCATTCAATCAAATCTCTGGGCAAAAATGATCTCTTAGTCAATATTTTATTTCGCAATAGTAATATTAATATAGATTTGTTGAAAGATTTGCGTCGTAGTCGGAGTGTCTTATATGATTTCTTGTTGCGCAGTTCAGTAAAATCAAGTCAGCAACAAAATTTTTTGATTTTTCGAACAGCAAAAAATAAAAAAATCGCTCAAATTATGAATGAAATTATTGATGAATATTTTTTGAAGCGAGAATTTTCAGATACAGTGATTAAAGCCTATCTGCAAGTCTTAATTACTAATTTAGTCCGAGATTATCGTGTTTTAGATAATCAACCACAAAGTAAATCACGCAAATTAATTATCGAAATTTTGGATGAGATTGATAAGCAGTATATGGACATTAATTTAGACAAATTGGCCGCAAAGCATAATTATAATAAAAACTACCTCAGCAATTTATTTAAAAAAGAAGTTGGAGAACCGTTTTCAGCTGTTGTTTTAAAGAAAAGATTGACGCAAGCCAATATTTTGATTACTTCAACAGAGTTGCCAATTAGCCAAATTATTCAGGCAGTAGGGATTTCTAATTACAGCTATTTCTATAAAAAATATTATAATTTTTATCACAAATTACCATTAGAACAGCGCAAGGCAAATAATCAATTATATTAA
- a CDS encoding MFS transporter, producing MTEKSSNGSTWAVSLTNFLDSGSIVAGASGLTLWQKSFGLSTFEVGLLGALSANAFGSALGAIIGGRLSDKFGRKMIYTYDMLIYMLGTLIVVFSVNFAMLLLGFLVTGIAVGAGVPASWTYIGETSGDTNRAHNIGISQFAWSMGPVIIFVAGTLLAPIGLLGSRILFAFLTVVAFIAWNLQRKLPESKDWLEQKQKEKDSTVETHPYRELFSNLISIKSILFLCGVYVFWNLVAGAMGFFMPFVYETVGGLNNTQANMLQAVLWVFTALAGYFGFALLGDKLNHRTFFFVGAAMAVISWLILTYIGFGWAALWAFVIIWGISAGIGAQAWYALWAVELFPTKYRAGSQGFMFFIVRGTAGIWSIIFPMILSSLGFKIAGTAMIILLIVSLLVGTIWTPKTRGKTLSQITKERYGDQQD from the coding sequence ATGACAGAAAAGAGTTCAAATGGCTCGACTTGGGCAGTATCATTAACCAACTTTTTAGATTCTGGTTCTATTGTTGCTGGAGCATCAGGATTAACGTTATGGCAGAAATCTTTTGGATTATCGACTTTTGAAGTGGGGTTATTAGGAGCTTTAAGTGCAAATGCTTTTGGATCAGCGTTAGGAGCAATTATTGGTGGACGTCTTTCAGATAAATTTGGCCGCAAAATGATTTATACGTACGATATGTTAATTTATATGCTTGGAACTTTAATAGTCGTTTTTTCAGTGAATTTTGCAATGCTACTTTTAGGCTTTTTAGTTACCGGAATTGCAGTTGGGGCTGGGGTGCCTGCATCTTGGACGTATATTGGAGAAACTTCTGGTGATACTAATCGAGCACATAATATTGGAATTTCGCAATTTGCTTGGTCGATGGGACCAGTTATCATTTTTGTCGCTGGGACACTTTTGGCACCAATTGGTTTATTAGGTAGTCGAATCTTGTTTGCCTTTTTGACCGTGGTAGCTTTCATTGCCTGGAACTTACAAAGAAAGTTGCCGGAGTCAAAAGATTGGCTTGAACAAAAACAAAAGGAAAAAGACTCAACAGTTGAAACACATCCATATCGTGAGTTGTTCTCTAATCTTATTTCGATAAAAAGTATTTTATTTCTCTGTGGAGTTTATGTATTTTGGAATTTAGTTGCTGGAGCAATGGGCTTTTTCATGCCATTTGTTTATGAAACAGTTGGTGGACTTAATAACACTCAAGCTAATATGTTACAAGCAGTTTTGTGGGTATTTACAGCATTGGCCGGTTATTTTGGCTTTGCATTATTGGGCGACAAATTAAATCATCGAACCTTTTTCTTTGTTGGAGCTGCCATGGCAGTTATTTCATGGTTGATTCTAACTTACATCGGTTTTGGTTGGGCAGCCTTATGGGCATTTGTAATTATTTGGGGCATTTCAGCTGGAATTGGTGCGCAAGCATGGTATGCACTATGGGCAGTTGAATTGTTTCCAACTAAGTATCGTGCGGGTTCACAAGGATTTATGTTTTTCATTGTCCGTGGAACAGCTGGAATTTGGTCGATTATTTTCCCGATGATTTTATCAAGCTTAGGATTTAAGATTGCTGGAACAGCAATGATAATCTTACTAATTGTATCACTATTAGTTGGAACAATCTGGACACCTAAGACTCGTGGCAAGACACTATCGCAGATTACTAAGGAACGCTACGGCGATCAACAAGATTGA